A DNA window from Myxocyprinus asiaticus isolate MX2 ecotype Aquarium Trade chromosome 15, UBuf_Myxa_2, whole genome shotgun sequence contains the following coding sequences:
- the LOC127453024 gene encoding uncharacterized protein LOC127453024 isoform X2, which translates to MFQFGKYNVDIIEMLSGHQAHQFKGLGLDRQLQHQQQVQLHQHQLQQQQQGETSGAILSGLGLGPLQGSRGSAFSDSASIFAKMSAPPPPLHQQSLSSSSQSLRKSSKMSGSSSSSGSHVTGYPQFLRSFHPTEAALAQEQLHSGVGRFDHFTSSSGSGTTGGIGGLVSSVPPPPPLHPGLSVPQASPGPSSSSPSSSSSVSTSNNPPSSSTVTTLGHQLAGSQSDARSLHQQFSCMLAANQYFLSGVPANSSLEQFLVQQGSHNHLGLGLSQAAGETSSALAPPPTLHSSHTHGHSTTLSHSQQPPPQQQHLPPHTLSHPHPHHPLHSSQSSTLGSFDFQGIPVLSSNQLASLMQQEAGLPLPLPLQLSLSKEEGKGDSAAGGSGGGGRRKKAMVGYLPQRKTESNSNSHSSTNPNSHSSTSGGLNQDNSPGLDGSGSVGLSGIGGDPPSHLTSSTSVVSSSSLASSTTASSVLVTNDSKSDNHGSMPPHSQTEQEALYHCGECGKNFTHLSSLRRHLRSHELTTAGTSGTRSNIVNPVLHPADPSIPHSTQDGSASSSCASPDKTFHCCECGKGFKKKGHLLQHGVIHSGARPYACTTCSRAFNRRESLTRHEKIHEEKPFRCLACGRCFRESTSLLNHAASGTCGKSGRAPRSKHESNIVEGKDNKTGGSHDGIATNAAGSYRSDGFSDDYKDQRSQGNMYSATSSCGGGSMTGPALRKAPLAPTLHPHPQSQNQQQQHHQQTHLPLSSLLDDSEDDVTSSVNNAISAITAAAANCMSGDLTHSGGRGDDRRDIIGGLLGGLGLGPLGSPSGPSSISSLDKSYRGSVNQSAVALNQQPNQQTPGGKTKRPRKPRKKKEPGAIGVEATKRRQSSHRPVGPDGDVRPYLCSVCGRGFARRETLRRHDRIHTGEKPHHCTVCGKYFREAFHLSKHHTVHSGEKNYKCILCGKDFGYAQSLKRHGKLHQKGELEEVPTTPGGDNLNSYPSTGGSLIQGGQGSSSSFYSYTQDIKPQTSNPQPTPRLYTCAICWKSFRHHFHLTAHHQSVHEGGGEKLFSCEVCGKAFAYSNSLTRHRLSQHGLTRTGQAVAQRSTGEDNSVGGSISESEAATNALLQLAPPSGTHGEQHSHGGVLHGQQPPPQPQAGYSSLFYLPDDSASHPSSSNASTYSHSLPSSSSVPLLCNHQQQHTGVKGEPIYQTGHGHTFNLNAPVHSLALLPSQPHQQHQNPQQHSAEIHSTHHHTFQSQEELSRRKKKKRREERGEIGYKWMPAARVEREQVELSLGERQKNERTLQRRRRRAIRRKQHTIKKRMAVLVRITRGSGGSAMYELGLPGGLKLNRLHSIKVPLKRRSCPLCLGATFSQQAALKVHIAARHCPRVSGLQHRLRCPVCGKQSRKFLSALIHRSSHLANRAFSCKHCACRFWNAMLLTRHKKVCRGMLASFRRERALCVKLVMGSTYRRFECKGNSSALHMEYNH; encoded by the exons atgttccagtttGGAAAGTACAATGTGGACATCATAGAGATGCTGAGTGGACACCAGGCCCATCAGTTTAAAGGTCTTGGATTAGATCGACAACTTCAACACCAACAGCAAGTGCAACTTCACCAACACCAGTTACAGCAACAGCAGCAAGGTGAGACATCTGGGGCAATTTTGTCTGGACTTGGCTTAGGCCCACTACAAGGATCTAGAGGCAGTGCCTTTTCGGACTCTGCATCAATTTTTGCAAAAATGAGTGCACCTCCCCCACCTCTACATCAACAATCCCTTTCTTCATCCTCTCAAAGTTTGAGGAAATCAAGCAAAATGTCTGGAAGCAGTAGCAGCAGTGGAAGTCATGTGACTGGATATCCCCAGTTTTTGCGTTCATTTCATCCAACTGAGGCAGCCCTTGCACAAGAGCAGTTGCATTCAGGAGTAGGGCGATTTGATCATTTTACCAGCAGTAGTGGAAGTGGAACTACAGGGGGAATTGGAGGACTGGTTTCATCTGTTCCACCACCACCCCCATTGCATCCAGGCCTATCAGTACCCCAAGCATCCCCTGGGCCATCCTCCTCCTCTCCATCCTCTTCAAGTTCTGTTTCAACCTCTAATAACCCTCCCAGCAGTAGCACAGTAACTACCTTGGGCCATCAGTTGGCAGGATCTCAGTCTGATGCCAGGAGCCTACATCAACAGTTTAGCTGCATGTTAGCGGCAAATCAGTATTTTCTTTCTGGAGTACCAGCCAATTCCAGTCTAGAACAATTTTTAGTTCAACAAGGCAGTCACAACCATCTTGGTCTTGGTCTGAGCCAAGCTGCAGGAGAAACAAGCTCAGCTCTTGCTCCACCCCCCACTCTTCATTCTTCACACACTCATGGTCACTCAACCACTCTATCACATTCACAACAGCCACCACCACAACAGCAGCATCTGCCACCTCACACTTTGTCTCACCCACATCCACACCACCCACTGCACTCCTCCCAGTCCTCTACACTTGGGAGTTTTGACTTTCAAGGAATCCCAGTGCTCTCCTCCAACCAGCTTGCATCTCTCATGCAGCAGGAAGCTGGTTTACCACTTCCTCTTCCTCTACAACTTTCCTTGTCCAAGGAGGAGGGAAAAGGTGATAGTGCTGCTGGAGGAAGTGGAGGTGGTGGTAGGAGAAAGAAAGCAATGGTTGGTTACCTGCCACAGAGAAAGACTGAAAGCAACAGTAACAGCCACAGCTCTACAAACCCTAACTCCCACAGTAGCACTTCCGGGGGACTCAACCAGGATAATTCTCCGGGCTTGGATGGAAGTGGGAGTGTTGGTTTGTCAGGCATTGGTGGAGACCCACCGTCCCACCTGACCTCCTCCACTTCTGTTGTCTCATCATCTTCCTTAGCATCTTCTACTACGGCATCATCAGTCTTGGTGACAAATGACTCTAAATCAGACAACCATGGTTCCATGCCACCTCATTCTCAGACTGAACAAGAAGCCCTTTATCATTGTGGAGAGTGTGGTAAAAATTTCACACATCTCTCTAGTCTGCGCAGGCACCTACGTAGTCATGAATTAACCACAGCTGGCACAAGTGGTACGAGAAGTAACATTGTAAACCCTGTTCTGCATCCTGCTGATCCAAGTATTCCTCACTCTACTCAAGATGGCTCAGCCTCATCTTCTTGTGCCAGTCCTGATAAGACTTTTCATTGCTGTGAGTGTGGCaaaggtttcaagaaaaaagggCACCTCCTTCAGCATGGTGTCATCCACTCTGGGGCTCGGCCATATGCCTGCACAACTTGTAGTCGCGCTTTCAATCGTCGTGAGTCACTCACCCGCCATGAAAAGATCCATGAAGAGAAACCATTCCGTTGTCTAGCTTGTGGACGCTGTTTTCGGGAAAGTACGTCCCTTTTAAACCATGCAGCCTCAGGTACATGTGGCAAGTCGGGACGTGCACCAAGATCTAAGCATGAAAGTAATATAGTTGAAGGCAAGGACAATAAAACAGGGGGCTCCCATGATGGAATAGCAACTAATGCAGCGG GTTCTTACCGGAGTGATGGTTTCAGTGATGACTACAAGGACCAGCGCTCTCAAGGTAACATGTATTCTGCAACATCCTCATGTGGTGGAGGCAGCATGACAGGGCCTGCACTTAGGAAGGCACCATTAGCTCCGACTCTGCACCCACACCCACAAAGCCAaaaccagcagcagcagcatcatCAACAGACACATCTTCCCCTTTCATCTCTGTTAGATGATTCAGAAGATGATGTCACTAGTTCTGTAAACAATGCCATTTCtgccatcactgctgcagctgcAAATTGTATGAGTGGTGATCTTACCCACAGTGGAGGTAGAGGGGATGATCGAAGGGATATCATTGGTGGATTACTTGGAGGTCTAGGTCTAGGGCCCCTTGGTTCACCTAGTGGTCCTTCATCCATATCTAGTTTGGACAAGTCCTACAGAGGTAGTGTTAACCAGAGTGCAGTGGCCCTCAACCAGCAACCAAATCAGCAGACACCTGGTGGAAAGACCAAGCGTCCCCGTAAGCCCCGCAAAAAAAAAGAACCTGGTGCTATTGGTGTTGAGGCCACAAAAAGAAGACAGTCCTCTCACAGACCAGTTGGGCCTGATGGGGATGTTAGACCATATTTGTGCAGTGTTTGTGGTCGAGGATTTGCAAGAAGAGAGACCTTGCGGAGGCATGACAGAAtacacactggagaaaagcctcaCCACTGTACTGTGTGTGGCAAGTACTTCAGAGAGGCATTTCATCTTAGCAAGCACCACACAGTGCATTCTGGAGAGAAGAACTACAAATGCATTCTGTGTGGAAAGGACTTTGGATATGCTCAGAGCCTTAAAAGACATGGCAAGCTACACCAAAAAGGAGAACTGGAAGAAGTGCCAACAACACCAGGTGGGGACAACCTTAACAGCTATCCATCCACTGGTGGCAGTTTGATACAGGGAGGTCAAGGCAGCTCTTCTTCATTCTATTCGTACACTCAAGACATCAAACCACAGACATCAAACCCTCAGCCCACTCCTAGACTGTACACATGTGCTATATGCTGGAAATCATTCCGCCATCACTTTCACTTGACTGCACATCACCAATCAGTTCACGAGGGTGGTGGTGAAAAGCTGTTTTCTTGTGAAGTCTGTGGGAAGGCTTTTGCATACTCCAACAGCCTTACAAGACACAGGCTTTCTCAACATGGCTTAACACGAACTGGCCAGGCAGTAGCTCAGAGGAGCACAGGTGAAGATAACAGTGTTGGTGGTTCGATATCTGAAAGTGAAGCTGCTACAAATGCTTTGCTTCAGCTTGCACCACCAAGTGGCACACATGGCGAACAACATTCTCATGGTGGAGTTCTTCATGGCCAGCAGCCTCCTCCTCAACCTCAAGCTGGTTACTCCTCTCTCTTCTATCTACCTGATGACAGTGCATCACACCCCTCTTCATCCAATGCCTCCACTTATTCTCATTCTCTGCCCTCAAGTTCCTCAGTGCCTCTACTTTGTAACCATCAGCAGCAACATACTGGGGTAAAGGGTGAGCCCATTTACCAAACGGGTCATGGACATACTTTTAATCTGAACGCACCTGTACATTCCCTTGCCTTGCTTCCATCACAGCCACATCAGCAGCACCAGAACCCCCAGCAACATTCAGCTGAGATTCATTCTACGCACCACCACACTTTTCAAAGCCAAGAGGAGCTGAgcagacgaaaaaaaaaaaaaagacgggaAGAGAGAGGGGAGATAGGCTACAAATGGATGCCAGCTGCAAGAGTGGAGAGAGAACAGGTGGAACTCTCACTTGGGGAAAGGCAGAAAAATGAGAGGACACTTCAAAGGAGACGGAGGAGAGCAATTCGTAGGAAGCAACATACAATTAAGAAGCGTATGGCTGTGCTTGTGAGAATCACACGAGGAAGTGGAGGAAGTGCAATGTATGAACTGGGCCTTCCAGGTGGACTGAAGCTTAACAGGCTGCATTCTATTAAAGTTCCTCTGAAACGGAGGTCCTGTCCTCTGTGCCTTGGAGCTACCTTTTCACAGCAGGCAGCACTTAAGGTTCATATAGCAGCTAGACACTGTCCCAGAGTGAGTGGCCTTCAGCATCGTTTGAGATGTCCAGTATGTGGAAAACAGTCTCGCAAGTTCCTCTCAGCCCTCATCCATAGAAGCTCCCATTTAGCTAACAGAGCATTTTCTTGTAAACATTGTGCCTGTCGTTTCTGGAATGCAATGCTCCTCACAAGGCACAAGAAGGTGTGTCGAGGGATGCTGGCTAGTTTTCGACGAGAGAGGGCTCTTTGTGTGAAATTAGTGATGGGATCAACATACAGGAGGTTTGAGTGTAAAGGGAACTCGTCAGCCCTGCATAtggaatacaatcactga
- the LOC127453024 gene encoding uncharacterized protein LOC127453024 isoform X1, with the protein MFQFGKYNVDIIEMLSGHQAHQFKGLGLDRQLQHQQQVQLHQHQLQQQQQGETSGAILSGLGLGPLQGSRGSAFSDSASIFAKMSAPPPPLHQQSLSSSSQSLRKSSKMSGSSSSSGSHVTGYPQFLRSFHPTEAALAQEQLHSGVGRFDHFTSSSGSGTTGGIGGLVSSVPPPPPLHPGLSVPQASPGPSSSSPSSSSSVSTSNNPPSSSTVTTLGHQLAGSQSDARSLHQQFSCMLAANQYFLSGVPANSSLEQFLVQQGSHNHLGLGLSQAAGETSSALAPPPTLHSSHTHGHSTTLSHSQQPPPQQQHLPPHTLSHPHPHHPLHSSQSSTLGSFDFQGIPVLSSNQLASLMQQEAGLPLPLPLQLSLSKEEGKGDSAAGGSGGGGRRKKAMVGYLPQRKTESNSNSHSSTNPNSHSSTSGGLNQDNSPGLDGSGSVGLSGIGGDPPSHLTSSTSVVSSSSLASSTTASSVLVTNDSKSDNHGSMPPHSQTEQEALYHCGECGKNFTHLSSLRRHLRSHELTTAGTSGTRSNIVNPVLHPADPSIPHSTQDGSASSSCASPDKTFHCCECGKGFKKKGHLLQHGVIHSGARPYACTTCSRAFNRRESLTRHEKIHEEKPFRCLACGRCFRESTSLLNHAASGTCGKSGRAPRSKHESNIVEGKDNKTGGSHDGIATNAAVCCAGSYRSDGFSDDYKDQRSQGNMYSATSSCGGGSMTGPALRKAPLAPTLHPHPQSQNQQQQHHQQTHLPLSSLLDDSEDDVTSSVNNAISAITAAAANCMSGDLTHSGGRGDDRRDIIGGLLGGLGLGPLGSPSGPSSISSLDKSYRGSVNQSAVALNQQPNQQTPGGKTKRPRKPRKKKEPGAIGVEATKRRQSSHRPVGPDGDVRPYLCSVCGRGFARRETLRRHDRIHTGEKPHHCTVCGKYFREAFHLSKHHTVHSGEKNYKCILCGKDFGYAQSLKRHGKLHQKGELEEVPTTPGGDNLNSYPSTGGSLIQGGQGSSSSFYSYTQDIKPQTSNPQPTPRLYTCAICWKSFRHHFHLTAHHQSVHEGGGEKLFSCEVCGKAFAYSNSLTRHRLSQHGLTRTGQAVAQRSTGEDNSVGGSISESEAATNALLQLAPPSGTHGEQHSHGGVLHGQQPPPQPQAGYSSLFYLPDDSASHPSSSNASTYSHSLPSSSSVPLLCNHQQQHTGVKGEPIYQTGHGHTFNLNAPVHSLALLPSQPHQQHQNPQQHSAEIHSTHHHTFQSQEELSRRKKKKRREERGEIGYKWMPAARVEREQVELSLGERQKNERTLQRRRRRAIRRKQHTIKKRMAVLVRITRGSGGSAMYELGLPGGLKLNRLHSIKVPLKRRSCPLCLGATFSQQAALKVHIAARHCPRVSGLQHRLRCPVCGKQSRKFLSALIHRSSHLANRAFSCKHCACRFWNAMLLTRHKKVCRGMLASFRRERALCVKLVMGSTYRRFECKGNSSALHMEYNH; encoded by the exons atgttccagtttGGAAAGTACAATGTGGACATCATAGAGATGCTGAGTGGACACCAGGCCCATCAGTTTAAAGGTCTTGGATTAGATCGACAACTTCAACACCAACAGCAAGTGCAACTTCACCAACACCAGTTACAGCAACAGCAGCAAGGTGAGACATCTGGGGCAATTTTGTCTGGACTTGGCTTAGGCCCACTACAAGGATCTAGAGGCAGTGCCTTTTCGGACTCTGCATCAATTTTTGCAAAAATGAGTGCACCTCCCCCACCTCTACATCAACAATCCCTTTCTTCATCCTCTCAAAGTTTGAGGAAATCAAGCAAAATGTCTGGAAGCAGTAGCAGCAGTGGAAGTCATGTGACTGGATATCCCCAGTTTTTGCGTTCATTTCATCCAACTGAGGCAGCCCTTGCACAAGAGCAGTTGCATTCAGGAGTAGGGCGATTTGATCATTTTACCAGCAGTAGTGGAAGTGGAACTACAGGGGGAATTGGAGGACTGGTTTCATCTGTTCCACCACCACCCCCATTGCATCCAGGCCTATCAGTACCCCAAGCATCCCCTGGGCCATCCTCCTCCTCTCCATCCTCTTCAAGTTCTGTTTCAACCTCTAATAACCCTCCCAGCAGTAGCACAGTAACTACCTTGGGCCATCAGTTGGCAGGATCTCAGTCTGATGCCAGGAGCCTACATCAACAGTTTAGCTGCATGTTAGCGGCAAATCAGTATTTTCTTTCTGGAGTACCAGCCAATTCCAGTCTAGAACAATTTTTAGTTCAACAAGGCAGTCACAACCATCTTGGTCTTGGTCTGAGCCAAGCTGCAGGAGAAACAAGCTCAGCTCTTGCTCCACCCCCCACTCTTCATTCTTCACACACTCATGGTCACTCAACCACTCTATCACATTCACAACAGCCACCACCACAACAGCAGCATCTGCCACCTCACACTTTGTCTCACCCACATCCACACCACCCACTGCACTCCTCCCAGTCCTCTACACTTGGGAGTTTTGACTTTCAAGGAATCCCAGTGCTCTCCTCCAACCAGCTTGCATCTCTCATGCAGCAGGAAGCTGGTTTACCACTTCCTCTTCCTCTACAACTTTCCTTGTCCAAGGAGGAGGGAAAAGGTGATAGTGCTGCTGGAGGAAGTGGAGGTGGTGGTAGGAGAAAGAAAGCAATGGTTGGTTACCTGCCACAGAGAAAGACTGAAAGCAACAGTAACAGCCACAGCTCTACAAACCCTAACTCCCACAGTAGCACTTCCGGGGGACTCAACCAGGATAATTCTCCGGGCTTGGATGGAAGTGGGAGTGTTGGTTTGTCAGGCATTGGTGGAGACCCACCGTCCCACCTGACCTCCTCCACTTCTGTTGTCTCATCATCTTCCTTAGCATCTTCTACTACGGCATCATCAGTCTTGGTGACAAATGACTCTAAATCAGACAACCATGGTTCCATGCCACCTCATTCTCAGACTGAACAAGAAGCCCTTTATCATTGTGGAGAGTGTGGTAAAAATTTCACACATCTCTCTAGTCTGCGCAGGCACCTACGTAGTCATGAATTAACCACAGCTGGCACAAGTGGTACGAGAAGTAACATTGTAAACCCTGTTCTGCATCCTGCTGATCCAAGTATTCCTCACTCTACTCAAGATGGCTCAGCCTCATCTTCTTGTGCCAGTCCTGATAAGACTTTTCATTGCTGTGAGTGTGGCaaaggtttcaagaaaaaagggCACCTCCTTCAGCATGGTGTCATCCACTCTGGGGCTCGGCCATATGCCTGCACAACTTGTAGTCGCGCTTTCAATCGTCGTGAGTCACTCACCCGCCATGAAAAGATCCATGAAGAGAAACCATTCCGTTGTCTAGCTTGTGGACGCTGTTTTCGGGAAAGTACGTCCCTTTTAAACCATGCAGCCTCAGGTACATGTGGCAAGTCGGGACGTGCACCAAGATCTAAGCATGAAAGTAATATAGTTGAAGGCAAGGACAATAAAACAGGGGGCTCCCATGATGGAATAGCAACTAATGCAGCGG TCTGTTGTGCAGGTTCTTACCGGAGTGATGGTTTCAGTGATGACTACAAGGACCAGCGCTCTCAAGGTAACATGTATTCTGCAACATCCTCATGTGGTGGAGGCAGCATGACAGGGCCTGCACTTAGGAAGGCACCATTAGCTCCGACTCTGCACCCACACCCACAAAGCCAaaaccagcagcagcagcatcatCAACAGACACATCTTCCCCTTTCATCTCTGTTAGATGATTCAGAAGATGATGTCACTAGTTCTGTAAACAATGCCATTTCtgccatcactgctgcagctgcAAATTGTATGAGTGGTGATCTTACCCACAGTGGAGGTAGAGGGGATGATCGAAGGGATATCATTGGTGGATTACTTGGAGGTCTAGGTCTAGGGCCCCTTGGTTCACCTAGTGGTCCTTCATCCATATCTAGTTTGGACAAGTCCTACAGAGGTAGTGTTAACCAGAGTGCAGTGGCCCTCAACCAGCAACCAAATCAGCAGACACCTGGTGGAAAGACCAAGCGTCCCCGTAAGCCCCGCAAAAAAAAAGAACCTGGTGCTATTGGTGTTGAGGCCACAAAAAGAAGACAGTCCTCTCACAGACCAGTTGGGCCTGATGGGGATGTTAGACCATATTTGTGCAGTGTTTGTGGTCGAGGATTTGCAAGAAGAGAGACCTTGCGGAGGCATGACAGAAtacacactggagaaaagcctcaCCACTGTACTGTGTGTGGCAAGTACTTCAGAGAGGCATTTCATCTTAGCAAGCACCACACAGTGCATTCTGGAGAGAAGAACTACAAATGCATTCTGTGTGGAAAGGACTTTGGATATGCTCAGAGCCTTAAAAGACATGGCAAGCTACACCAAAAAGGAGAACTGGAAGAAGTGCCAACAACACCAGGTGGGGACAACCTTAACAGCTATCCATCCACTGGTGGCAGTTTGATACAGGGAGGTCAAGGCAGCTCTTCTTCATTCTATTCGTACACTCAAGACATCAAACCACAGACATCAAACCCTCAGCCCACTCCTAGACTGTACACATGTGCTATATGCTGGAAATCATTCCGCCATCACTTTCACTTGACTGCACATCACCAATCAGTTCACGAGGGTGGTGGTGAAAAGCTGTTTTCTTGTGAAGTCTGTGGGAAGGCTTTTGCATACTCCAACAGCCTTACAAGACACAGGCTTTCTCAACATGGCTTAACACGAACTGGCCAGGCAGTAGCTCAGAGGAGCACAGGTGAAGATAACAGTGTTGGTGGTTCGATATCTGAAAGTGAAGCTGCTACAAATGCTTTGCTTCAGCTTGCACCACCAAGTGGCACACATGGCGAACAACATTCTCATGGTGGAGTTCTTCATGGCCAGCAGCCTCCTCCTCAACCTCAAGCTGGTTACTCCTCTCTCTTCTATCTACCTGATGACAGTGCATCACACCCCTCTTCATCCAATGCCTCCACTTATTCTCATTCTCTGCCCTCAAGTTCCTCAGTGCCTCTACTTTGTAACCATCAGCAGCAACATACTGGGGTAAAGGGTGAGCCCATTTACCAAACGGGTCATGGACATACTTTTAATCTGAACGCACCTGTACATTCCCTTGCCTTGCTTCCATCACAGCCACATCAGCAGCACCAGAACCCCCAGCAACATTCAGCTGAGATTCATTCTACGCACCACCACACTTTTCAAAGCCAAGAGGAGCTGAgcagacgaaaaaaaaaaaaaagacgggaAGAGAGAGGGGAGATAGGCTACAAATGGATGCCAGCTGCAAGAGTGGAGAGAGAACAGGTGGAACTCTCACTTGGGGAAAGGCAGAAAAATGAGAGGACACTTCAAAGGAGACGGAGGAGAGCAATTCGTAGGAAGCAACATACAATTAAGAAGCGTATGGCTGTGCTTGTGAGAATCACACGAGGAAGTGGAGGAAGTGCAATGTATGAACTGGGCCTTCCAGGTGGACTGAAGCTTAACAGGCTGCATTCTATTAAAGTTCCTCTGAAACGGAGGTCCTGTCCTCTGTGCCTTGGAGCTACCTTTTCACAGCAGGCAGCACTTAAGGTTCATATAGCAGCTAGACACTGTCCCAGAGTGAGTGGCCTTCAGCATCGTTTGAGATGTCCAGTATGTGGAAAACAGTCTCGCAAGTTCCTCTCAGCCCTCATCCATAGAAGCTCCCATTTAGCTAACAGAGCATTTTCTTGTAAACATTGTGCCTGTCGTTTCTGGAATGCAATGCTCCTCACAAGGCACAAGAAGGTGTGTCGAGGGATGCTGGCTAGTTTTCGACGAGAGAGGGCTCTTTGTGTGAAATTAGTGATGGGATCAACATACAGGAGGTTTGAGTGTAAAGGGAACTCGTCAGCCCTGCATAtggaatacaatcactga